A single Kwoniella bestiolae CBS 10118 chromosome 6, complete sequence DNA region contains:
- a CDS encoding 60S ribosomal protein uL10, with product MGATRANKEIYFEKLRALIEQYPSIFVVNIDNVSSQQLHMIRQSLRGRAVVLMGKNTMVRRAIRGLLAEFPQFEKLVPYIKGNIGFVFTGEDLKEIREIILANKVAAPARAGAIAPNDVYVPAGNTGMEPGKTSFFQALGIPTKIARGTIEIVNDVQVVAAGTKVGSSETALLNMLNISPFTYGLTVVQVYDNGAVFASSVLDIEEKTLIDGFVSGIKTIAAISLATNYPTIASVMHSLVNSYKNILNVSLATDYEFEGSAKIKEYLANPEAFAAAAPAAASTESAAAEAAPAAAKEEEKEESDDDMGFGLFD from the exons ATGGGTGCTACTCGAGCCAACAAGGAAATCTACTTTGAGAAGTTGAGAGCTCTTATTGAGCAATACC CCTCAATCTTCGTCGTCAACATCGACAATGTCTCTTCCCAACAACTCCACATGATCCGACAATCTCTCCGAGGTCGAGCCGTCGTCTTGATGGGTAAGAACACCATGGTTCGACGAGCCATCCGAGGTCTCCTCGCCGAGTTCCCTCAATTCGAGAAGCTCGTCCCTTACATCAAGGGTAACATCGGTTTCGTCTTCACCGGTGAGGACCTCAAGGAGATCCGAGAGATCATCTTGGCCAACAAGGTTGCCGCCCCCGCCAGAGCCGGTGCCATCGCCCCCAACGACGTCTACGTACCCGCCGGTAACACCGGTATGGAACCTGGAAAgacctctttcttccaagCTCTCGGTATCCCCACCAAGATTGCCAGAGGTACCATTGAAATTGTCAATGACGTCCAGGTCGTAGCTGCCGGTACCAAGGTTGGATCTTCCGAAACCGCTCTGTTGAACATGTTGAACATCTCTCCCTTCACCTACGGTCTCACCGTCGTTCAAGTCTACGACAACGGTGCCGTCTTCGCTTCCTCCGTCTTGGACATTGAAGAGAAGACCCTCATCGACGGTTTCGTGTCTGGTATCAAGACCATCGCTGCCATCTCTCTCGCTACCAACTACCCCACCATCGCTTCCGTCATGCACTCGTTGGTCAACTCTTACAAGAACATCCTCAACGTCTCGCTCGCTACCGACTACGAGTTCGAGGGTTCTGCCAAG ATCAAGGAATACCTTGCCAACCCCGAGGCCTTCGCTGCTGCCGCCCCCGCCGCTGCCTCTACCGAGTCCgctgctgctgaagctgCCCCTGCCGCCgccaaggaggaggagaaggaggagtcTGATGACGACATGGGTTTCGGTCTTTTCGACTAA